ACCGACTGCTACAGCATGATCCAGCCGCACCGGCTGCGCGACATGGTGATCGAGGTCGCCGACTCGCTGCTGCGCCGCTTCGCCGCGACGGGCTCGGCCGACCTGGTCACGGAGTTCGCCCGGCCGATCCCGCTGCGGGTCTTCAACCTGCTCCTGGGCCGCCCTGACGCCGACAGCGCCGCCCTGATCTCGGCCCTGTACGACATGATGGAGGCCGACGGCGAGGCCGGGGCGCGCGGCACCGAGGCCTACTACCGCTACATCACCGAGCTCATCGAGGCTAAGTACGCCGACCGCGGCGACGACCTGACCTCGTGGTTCATCGACCATCCCGCCGGCCTGACCCGGCAGGAGGTGCTGGAGGCGCTCGTCGTCACCCTGGCCGCCGGGTTCGACCCGATGGCCAGCCTCATCTCCAACACGATCTCGCGCATGGTCAGCGACGACCGCTACTACAACTCGCTGTCCAACGGCGCGCTGAGCACCTACGACGCGCTGCTGGAGGCGCTGCGCGCCGAGCCGCCCATGGCCAACTACGGCCCGTACTTCACGACGCGCGCGGTCGACTTCCACGGCACCTGGATCCAGCCCGCCGAGCTGGTCCTGGTCTCCTACGCCGCGGCCAACACCGAGCCCACCCACCTCCCGGACGACCTGCGCTCCGACGGCGGCGCCTACCTGGGCTTCGGCGCGGGCGCACACCGCTGCCCGGCGACGGACCCGGCGACGCTCATCGCGATGACCGCCATCGAGCGCCTGACCGCGCACCTGAGCGACCTCGAACTCACCGTGCCCCGCGAGGAGCTCCACTGGCGGCCGGGGCCCTTCATCAGGTCGCTGGCCCACCTGCCCGTCCAGTTCACCCCCATCCGTCCAGACCAGCCAGGAGAATCCCCTTGGTCAGCGCAGAACCCGTCGTCCTCGACCCCTTCGGAGCCGACCTC
The nucleotide sequence above comes from Nonomuraea gerenzanensis. Encoded proteins:
- a CDS encoding cytochrome P450, whose protein sequence is MTLRYLPDAGKLYGPEWTRDPQSVYAELRGRHGPVAPVEIAPGVQAHLVIGYQAAVDVLTNAGGVWSKDSRPWQVRLPETPGAAAALGMLAHRTNVLYSDGAEHARYRRVMTDCYSMIQPHRLRDMVIEVADSLLRRFAATGSADLVTEFARPIPLRVFNLLLGRPDADSAALISALYDMMEADGEAGARGTEAYYRYITELIEAKYADRGDDLTSWFIDHPAGLTRQEVLEALVVTLAAGFDPMASLISNTISRMVSDDRYYNSLSNGALSTYDALLEALRAEPPMANYGPYFTTRAVDFHGTWIQPAELVLVSYAAANTEPTHLPDDLRSDGGAYLGFGAGAHRCPATDPATLIAMTAIERLTAHLSDLELTVPREELHWRPGPFIRSLAHLPVQFTPIRPDQPGESPWSAQNPSSSTPSEPTSQARPADYATAAPWSS